In Oreochromis aureus strain Israel breed Guangdong linkage group 22, ZZ_aureus, whole genome shotgun sequence, the genomic window TGAGGTGGACGGTTGCCAACAGGAAGAAAAACTTTATTGTCAATTCAGATTTGCTAAGTAAAGCTGTCACAGATCTATTTGGTGTCagcaatattattattttaatattaatctttcagttgtttttatatAGAGCTTTTCTAGTCTTCACAATAACTGAGACTGCTTTGCAAATCTAAGTTCTGAGCATCCTTACTTGATTGTTTTGTTGCTGTCCATGAATAACAAAGTTACACTGAGGCTGTAATTAGAAGTTTTCACACTATGTtcagtttgacatttttcatgTAGACGGATTATTTATCCAAACAGTTTAAAATCTGACAAATAATATTCTGCCTCTGAGAATATTGAGCCTTCCCTTCATGCCCTGAGCTACTGTACTCACTGACACAGCTGGCTGTGTTTGGACGTCAAAGAGACTCGTGTTTAAATCAGacaaatatcatttatgtaGGCTAGCAAATGACTTATGATCTGATATGCATGAGGACTCAGGTTATGTTGTAAAGCTGGGAAAACTAAAATGTCTTTTGAATGTGGTCAAAGTGAAAGGATTACTCTCCTGCTGCATTTTGACGGTTTGTGTGAGAACAGTGAGCTGTCTGGAGCACAGAATGTGAAGACCAGCACAACAATGATACAGAACAATGCCTGTGTGTTTGTACTGCACATCAGAGCCAACGACAGGCTGTCATATGACTGAGGACAGGTGACACTGTTACAGTTGCTTCTAAACAGTCGACCAAACATTTTATGCATTTCTCACATCATAGAGACTGACAGTTCACAAAGAAGAGCACAACAGAAGAAACGACACACCTGCTTCAGTAATAATTTACTATTTTTATCCGCTCTAttttttgtacagcactttggttaATGTGTGTTGTTTTCAAATGTGCTTTGAAAATAAATTAGGTTTGAGATTTCAGTGACTCACACACTGACTATTGACTGACAGCTTATGGACATGTGAGTGTTACTGTTCTGCCTGCAAGATTTCAGGCCTGTCAGTACAAGTCACATCTACAGTCCCACGACGCAACGTAGAGATTTCAGGACTGCCAGGATCTACAGCTGTCATGTTGGTGCTTGATTCCACAGAGATTATTAGAAAGAATATATACCCAAAGCAGAGTTCCAACACACAACACCAGTTTTCAGCAAACCTGCTGAGCTCATGATGAAGACTCTACGTGCATAAAACATAAAGAGAGGAGCAGTCAGGCAGTGTGAtggttaaaaggaaaaagggggATCATTCAAAGCTACAGCTGGACTTGGACCCTGAACCTGACGTCCAACAAAACTGTTTCCCAAACTAAGACTAAGCTTGAGAATAAAGTTCTCTGCAAAAGCACATGACAGAACATGACTCATACGAGTAGAAAAATTATATATGAAGCATGAGCTGTCTGAAGCTCCTTGAAGTGCAATTTAAATATTCCAGGTGTGTGGTGccttatttaaacaaaaatataagaATCACGTAATGGAACTTTTCTCAAGAAATAAATGTGGAATCCTTTAATTCACATTAAATAATGTGAAAATAAGTATGATGCGTCCCAGTTTACTGAGGTGTGAGAAATACATCCACACACTTATTGGAAAAGAAACAGCAGAGAAAAGTGAGTTGGGCCGTTATGTGTGAGGAGCAGTGTAGCTATGCTAACCCTCATGTTGAGATGTTACATACCTGTGTGACAGCTGAACAAAAAAATCACTGAAGTGAatccaaagaaagaaaaacagggaTTTATCAGCCACAAAGGGGGTGACTTTATATTTCAGGTTTACTGGACTGCATTAAGAGCTACACGTGTACCTGAGTTTAAGAACATGCAGTTTTATCTGGCCTGAATGAAACCACTGCACCTGCATTTGGACAAACCAGTCTGGGTTGTGCCTCTCATCTGGACCCCTCCCTGTCAAGCTATGTCATCCACCTCTAGCTGGGTGGGGACAATGGGACAAACCCAGAGTGGCGGTATATGTATGCACTCTAACCTGGAACATACTGGCTGAGTTCCCTGAAGCTACTCCACCACCTACCTTTCTAACTCTAAACATGTATAAGGGAACTTTTGTTCAtatattacacttttaaatgtcAACAGATAACAGTCCCTTTTGATCATATTAGAATTCTTTGTTATTCTTCATTATAAATGATTGATGACATACTTCGTTCTGAATTTAATATTCTGACAATTTTAATCAAAATGAGAATACAGTCTGAGTTGTCCCATCGTAGATCATCTCAAGAAGATCAAATGTACCCAAATGAACTTGTCTACCCATCTCTGTCAGAATCACACACTAACATAACTCAGCTCATTtaaacatttcacattttcacatcctTCAGTTTTTAATCGCTGCACTTACACGATGTGAGCTGAACAACATTAATAATCTTTATGAGGTACATGTGATATCAGCACCACAGCTACTGAGATGAAGCTCATTTTGCAGCAGAGGTGGTTGTAGTTACAGTAGCTgtagttggagcagctgtggttggagcagctgtgtctGAGAGCTGCATGAAGCTGTAGTGAAGAGAAAGTGTTTGATCAACTGAACTTTTGGTACCACATGTACACTGCAGTCTAAAGTCTTAGACATATGAAGTTACATTATAATTTAATAGAACTCGTTACTTGTAAGCTGTCCACTACAGTGAAAGAAAGTGTTATATTATATTAGCCAGCCACATGTGATAACATTAGCATCCAGATAAATATGTGCAGGTGGAGTAATGGTAGATATCGTCCTGGTTAAAGGTGTGAGCAGAAACAGCTTGAATGCAAGTGTCTCTCTGCTTTTGTCCTCCTGAAAGAGCCAACAACACTGACTGTTGCAGTGCTGTTTCACACATGCTCTGTGACATTTTTCAGAAGTAACCTGCTACATTTTACCGCTGTGACTGTGAACAGGTTCAGTCCTCTAATTAGAATTCTCGTACCTGCAGCAAGATTCGTATTGGTCTTCTTTAAGGTCTCGTTTATTTAAGGGGAAAAGCTGTGTCAGTTACCTGTTGCATTAAAGTGTGATGACAACAGGTCCCGACCAAATGTTCATATGTGACGCAGTGGGAGTGAAACGCCTACTACTGAGCCCTTATTCTCAGTGTAATGTAATGTGTGAAACACTGTTTTGGGCTGAGGGACAGTGCTGTAAATCTTGTGCAAACACAAAGAATGAAAGAgacaaattgtgtgtgtgtgagtgaaacaaACACAAGATACTGACAAGAAAATCTTATGTGTTCAGAAGGGCTCAACACAAAGTTTCTGCTTACATCACATTCTTCTGCAGCTCTGTGGTTGTAAAAGCAGCTGTATGTGAGTGTCAAATGTTAGTTGTTGTGTTAGATTACCATTGTCAAGTTTAATAAtcaaattatatatttaagttgtttgtttacATTACAAAGAGATATCAGACCCCATAAAACCACAGTCATATAGTCTGGATTATGCAGAATCACTCAGACGTTTGCTTTAATATATCATCATTTTTATCCTTACATACTaatttgtctctctctgtgtttatatacCACTGCAGCATGTCACTCGATTTTCTCCCAtagtttgtgtttacttgttttGTCTTCCAAATACTGCAGGGTCTTTAATttacaacaggaaacatgatgagAGAACTATTGTGATttgcagcaaaataaaaaaagttgaatataaCTCAGTATTAACACTGGCTATTGTAGAGAAATTATTGTTATGAGAAATTATTATCATCTTTAAAGAGTCAGGGGACACTCTTTAATCAATGCAAAGAGACTTTATTTAAGATAGTTTTGAAAAGTACAATGATAATATCAGTGTTGAGATTGCAGACGTTACAATATTATCAATCCTCTGGTCACACATGTTTAGATGATATACATACAAACAACATCtataggaagaaaaaaacatgtttaaattaaCTTTTCTCTGTTagagaaaaaagaataaagccacaataaaaaaagaattaaaatatgCTTTAAATggttaatataaatatatggttAATTAAAGATCTGAAATGTTCACAAGTACATTGGTTTATTAATTCATTTGCAGGATGAGAACTtaagaaatgttaaaaatatgtGCTGAGTACATGTGACATCAGAACCACAACTACTGTAAGGAAGCTGATGTTGTTGACCATGGCAGAGGAGGTGGTTGTTGCAGTACTtctggttgttgttgttattgttgttggttTAGTTGTGGTTGGTGTAGAGGTAGTTGCTGATGTTGTTTTAATGGTTGTACTTGTTGGagtagttgtggttgttggggtaGTTGCTGATGTTGTTGTAGTGGTTGAGCTTGTTGTGGTTGCAACAGTTGTGATTGTTGTTGAGGGAGCTGTGGCTGTGGTCACTGCACTCGTGCTTGTTGTTGGTGAAGCTGTTTTTGTTGTCGCGGCAGTTGTGgtagttgttggagcagctgtggttgttgtcgcggcagttttggttgttgttggagcagaggtagttgttgttggagaagctgCGGTTGTTGTAGcggcagttgttgttgttgtagcagttgtggttgttgttggagcagttgtggttgttgtttgggcacccgtggttgtagttggagcagttgtggttgttgtcgctgcagttgtggttgttgtttgtgaagctgtggttgttgttggagcagttgtggttgttgtttgggcagctgtggatgttgttggagcagttgtagttgttggagcagttgttgttgttgttgtttgagcAACTGTGGTAGTTGTcactgcagttgtggttgttgtcactgccgttgtggttgttgtttgagCAGCTGTGGCtattgttgttggagcagttgtggtagttgttggagcagctgtggctgttgttgttggggcagttgagGTGGTTGTCGCTGCAGCTGTGGTAGTTGTTGGGGCaattgtggttgttgttggagcagttttggttgttgtttgggCACCCGTGGTTGTcgttggagcagttgtggttgttgttggtgaagctgtggttgttgttggggcagttgtggttgttgttgttggagcagttgtggttgttgttttggcagttgtggtttttgtttgggcagttgtggttgttgtcggagcagttgtagttgttggagcagctgttgttgtagttgttggagcaactgtggttgttgttggagcagtggtggttgttgtatgagcagctgtggtagttgttggggcagttgtggttgttgtttgagcagttgtggttgttgttggagcagttgtggttgttgttggagcaactGTGGTAGTTGGGGCAAttgtagttgttgttgctgcagttgtggtggttgtcgctgcagctgtggttgttgttggggcaattgtggttgttgttggagccgtTGTGGTTGTCGTTGGAGCAGTTGTgattgttgttggagcagctgttgttgttgtcgctgcagttttggttgttgttggtgaagctgtggttgttgttggagcagtggtggttgttgtttgggcagttgtggttgtcgttggagcagctgtggtagtTGTTGGGGCAGTGGTAGTTGTTGGGGCAGCGGTGGTTGTTGTAGGAGCAGCTGTGgtagttgttggggcagttgtggttgttgtttgggcagttgtggttgttgttggagcagctgttgttgtagttgttggagcaactgtggttgttgttgttggagcagttgtggtggttgtcactgcagctgtggttgttgttagGGCAGTGGTGGTAGTTGGTAGtgaagctgtggttgttgttggagcagttgtggtttTTGTTGTCGCTgaagttgtggttgttgctgcagttgttgttgttgttggtgaagctgtggttgttgttggagccgttgtggttgttgttggagaaactgtggttgttgtagcggcagttgttgttgttggagcagtggTGCTTGTTGTAGGAGCAGCTGTGgtagttgttggggcagttgtagttgttgttagGGCAGTGGTGGTAGTTGTTGGTGAAGCTGTGGTTGTAGGAGCAACTGTGGTCGTTGTcgctgcagttgtggttgttgttgtagcagtggtggttgttgtaggagcagctgtggtagttgttggggcagttgtggttgttgtttgggcagctgtcgttgttgttggagcagtggtggttgttgtaggAGCAGCTGTGTTAGTtgttggggcagtggtggttgttgattggacagttgtggttgttgtaggagcagttgtagttgttgttggagcagctgttgttgtagttgttggagcaactgtggctgttgttgttggtgaagttgtggtttttgttgttggagcagttgtggatgttgttgtggctgcagctgtggttgttgatTGGGCACCCGTGGTTGTCGTTGGAGCaattgtggttgttgttggagcaactGTGGTTGTTGTAGcggcagttgttgttgttgttggagcagtggtggttgttgtatgAGCAGGTGTGGTAGTTGTGGTGTCAGTTGTAGTTGTTCTTAGGGCAGTGGTGGTAGTTGTTGGTGaggctgtggttgttgttggtgaagctgttgttgttgtcgctgcagtggtggttgttgttgttgaagctgtggttgttgttggtgaagctgttgttgttgtcgctgcagttgtggttgttctTGGTGAAACTGTGGTTGCTGTTggagctgttgtggttgttgttgttggaacaACTGTGGTTGTTGTAGcggcagttgttgttgttggtggagcagttgtggttgttgttggagcagttgtggttgttgttggagcaactgtggtcgttgtcgctgcagttgtggttgttgtttgggcAGCTGTGGTTTTTGTTggagcagtggtggttgttgttggagcagtggtggttgttgcaggagcagctgtggtagttgttggggcagttgtagttgttgtaggagcagttgtagttgttgtcgGGGCAGTGGTGGTAGTTTTTGGGGCACTTGTAGTTGTTGTCGCTGCAGTTGTGGTGGTTGTCGCTGcaactgtggttgttgtttgggcaccggtggttgttgttggagccgtTGTGATTGTTGTTGAAGCAACTGTGGTAGTTGTAGCggcagttgtttttgttgttggagcagtggtggttgttgtagtAGCTTCTGTGGTAGTTGTTggagcagttgtagttgttgttagGGCAGTGGTGGTAGTTGTTGGTGAAACTGTGTTTGTTGTTGGTGAAgcagtggttgttgttggagcaactgtggtcgttgtcgctgcagttgtggttgttgtagcagtggtggttgttgtatgATCAGCTGTGGTAGTTGTTGTGGCAGTTGTGGTTGATGTttgggcagctgtggttgctgttggagcagtggtggttgttgttggggcagttgtagttgttgttggggcagtggtggttgttgtggctgcagcagtggttgttgttggggcagttgtggttgtCGTTGGAGCAGTtatggttgttgttggagcaactGTGTTTGTTGTAGcggcagttgttgttgtggttgtagcagtggtggttgttgtaggAGTAGCTGTGgtagttgttggggcagttgtggttgttgttggggcagctgtggttgttgttggagcagtggtggttgttgcaGGAGCAGCTGTGGcagttgttggggcagttgtagttgttgttggggaagtggtggttgttgtcgctgcagcagtggttgttgttggtgcagttgtggttgttgttttggcagctgtggttgttgttggggcagctgtagttgttgttggggcagttgtggttgttgtaggggcagttgtagttgttgttggggcagtggtggttgttgtcgctgcagcagtggttgttgttggggcagttgtggtAGTTGAttgggcagctgtggttgtcgttggagcagttgtggttgttgttggagcagctgttgttgttgtcgctgtagttgtggttgttgttggtgaagctgtggttgttgttggagccgttgtggttgttgttggagcaactGTGGTTGTTGTAGTGGCAGTTGTTCTTGTTGTCggagcagtggtggttgttgtaggAGCAGCTGTGGCAGTTGTTTCGGCAGTTGTAGTTATTGTTAGGGCAGTGGTGGTAGTTGTTGGtgaagctgtggttgttgttggtgaagctgtggttgttgtttgggcagctgtggttgttgttggagcagctgtagttgttgttggggcagttgtggttgttgttggggcagtggtggttgttgtaggAGCAGCTGTGGTAGTTGTTGGGGCAGATGTGGTTGCTGTTTGggtagttgtggttgttgtgggagcagttgtagttgttgttggagcagctgttgttgtagttgttggagcaactgtggttgttgttgttggtgaagtcgtggttgttgttgttggagcagctgtagttgttgtagcagcagttgtagttgttgttggggcagtggtAGTTGTTGTCGCTGCAgcagtggttgttgttggggcagttgtggtagttgtttgggcagctgtggttgtcgttggagcagttgtggttgttgtttgagcagctgttgttgttgtcgctgtagttgtggttgttgttgttgaagctgtggttgttgttggagccgttgtggttgttgttggagcaactgtggttgttgtagtggcagttgttgttgttgttggagcagtggtggttg contains:
- the LOC120435617 gene encoding GATA zinc finger domain-containing protein 14-like, with amino-acid sequence MDPAASAPSQEFREELIDTASRTSSSTSFIFTLQPLPLPNPARRRMFCSARRGICGLARRMWNYPAGQCYPPEGSDVHAADAHRHSRVLRLLSCRLCFTNNYHHCPNNNYKCPNNYHSCSYNNHHCSNSNHNGSNNNHNCSNDNHGCSNNNHCFTNNKHSFTNNYHHCPNNNYNCSNNYHRSYYNNHHCSNNKNNCRYNYHSCFNNNHNGSNNNHRCPNNNHSCSDNHHNCSDNNYNFTNNYHHCPNNNYNCPNNYHSCSYNKHHCSNNNNCRYNNHSFSNNNHNGSNNNHSFTNNNNNCSNNHNFSDNKNHNCSNNNHSFTTNYHHCPNNNHSCSDNHHNCSNNNNHSCSNNYNNSCSNNNHNCPNNNHNCPNNYHSCSYNNHRCPNNYHCPNNYHSSTTTTIAPTTTNHNCPNNYHSCSYNNHHCSNNNHSCSNNYNNSCSNNYNCSDNNHNCPNKNHNCQNNNHNCSNNNNHNCPNNNHSFTNNNHNCSNDNHGCPNNNQNCSNNNHNCPNNYHSCSDNHLNCPNNNSHSCSNNYHNCSNNNSHSCSNNNHNGSDNNHNCSDNYHSCSNNNNNNCSNNYNCSNNIHSCPNNNHNCSNNNHSFTNNNHNCSDNN